The sequence TCAACGTGATACTGTAAAAGCTTTAGGCTTAGGTAAAACTAACAGTACTGTTGAGAAAAACGATACTCCTGCGATTCGCGGCATGATCAACAAAGTGTCTCATTTAATTGAGGTCACTGAAAAATAATACAGTACTCCTTTAGGGGAGTGTTGTAAATTTTTTGTTAAAATATATAAGGAGGTGCAATATATAATGAAACTTCATGAATTAAAACCTTCTGAGGGATCTCGTAAAGTACGTCACCGTGTTGGACGTGGATCTTCATCAGGTATGGGTAAAACTTCTGGACGTGGACAAAAAGGTCAAAACTCTCGTTCAGGTGGTGGTGTTCGTTTAGGTTTTGAAGGTGGTCAAACTCCTTTATTCCGTCGTTTACCAAAACGTGGTTTTAACAATATCAACCGTAAAGATTACGCAGTTGTTAACGTTGAAACATTAAACCGTTTTGAAGATGGAACTGTAGTAACTCCTGCTTTATTAATTGAAACAGGCGTAATCAGTAAACAATTAAACGGAATTAAAGTGTTGTCGAACGGTACTTTATCTACTAAACTTACTGTTCAAGCACATAAATTTTCACAAGCTGCAAAAGAAGCTATCGAAGCAGCTGGTGGTAGTGTAGAGGTGATTTAATGTTTCAGACATTTATGAACTTCTTCAAAGTAAAAGACATTAGACGTAAAATTCTTTTTACTTTGGCATTATTGATCGTCTTTCGTATTGGGGCGCACATACCAATTCCTGGTGTTGATGCGTCACAATTAAAAGCGTTGAATACATCGCTAGTAGGTTTCTTGGACTTATTTGGTGGTGGCTCGCTATCCAACTTCTCAATTTTTGCTGTTGGTATCATGCCGTATATTACGGCGTCTATCATTGTGCAATTGTTGGAAATGGATGTCGTTCCAAAGTTTGCTGAATGGGCTAAACAAGGTGAAATGGGCCGTCGTAAGTTGAATCAATTTAAACGCTATTTAACGATTGCACTAGGCTTAGTACAATCTTTCGGTGTTTCATATGGTTTCAACAATATGACAGGCGCTACACTTGTTCCTAACGCTTCTGTCGGTCAATTCGCATTAATGGCTATCATCCTAACAACAGGAACTATGTTCTTGATGTGGATGGGTGAACAAATTACTGAAAAAGGTATCGGAAACGGTGTATCAATCATTATTATGGCTGGTATTATCGCAAACGTTCCTTCATCAGTTGGTCAATTGCTTACGACACAACTTGCTAAAACAGGCACACCGCTTTTCATCACTGTGATTGAAATGCTATTACTTGTTGTAGCTGTAATTGTTATCGTTGCGTTAGTTGTATTCGTACAACAAGCGTCACGTAAAATTCCTGTTCATTATTCAAAACGTGCGTCTACTCCGACTGCCCCTCGTGGTGCTCAAGTATCGCATTTACCTTTGAAAGTGAACTCAGCAGGTGTTATTCCGGTTATCTTTGCTTCAGCGTTTATCATTACTCCTCAAACACTCTTGACCTTTGCGGATCAAGATAAAGGATGGGTACAAACATTAGGTAAAGTATTTAACCTTCAACAACCAGCAGGAATGGTATTATATGTTATCTTGATTCTTGCTTTCACATACTTCTATGCATTCATTCAAGTGAATCCAGAAAAAGTTGCTGAAAACTTACAAAAACAAGGTGGCTATGTACCAACAATTCGTCCTGGTAAAGATACAGAAAAATATCTATCGTCAGTGCTTATGCGTTTGACATTCGTAGGTTCAATTTTCTTAGCAGCAATTGCAATCTTACCAACAATTG comes from Brochothrix thermosphacta DSM 20171 = FSL F6-1036 and encodes:
- the secY gene encoding preprotein translocase subunit SecY, which codes for MFQTFMNFFKVKDIRRKILFTLALLIVFRIGAHIPIPGVDASQLKALNTSLVGFLDLFGGGSLSNFSIFAVGIMPYITASIIVQLLEMDVVPKFAEWAKQGEMGRRKLNQFKRYLTIALGLVQSFGVSYGFNNMTGATLVPNASVGQFALMAIILTTGTMFLMWMGEQITEKGIGNGVSIIIMAGIIANVPSSVGQLLTTQLAKTGTPLFITVIEMLLLVVAVIVIVALVVFVQQASRKIPVHYSKRASTPTAPRGAQVSHLPLKVNSAGVIPVIFASAFIITPQTLLTFADQDKGWVQTLGKVFNLQQPAGMVLYVILILAFTYFYAFIQVNPEKVAENLQKQGGYVPTIRPGKDTEKYLSSVLMRLTFVGSIFLAAIAILPTIGTQLFGLPQGLGIGGTSLLIMVGVALDTMKQLEGQLVKRNYRGFLK
- the rpmD gene encoding 50S ribosomal protein L30 codes for the protein MAEKLVVTLKRSLIGRPQDQRDTVKALGLGKTNSTVEKNDTPAIRGMINKVSHLIEVTEK
- the rplO gene encoding 50S ribosomal protein L15, with amino-acid sequence MKLHELKPSEGSRKVRHRVGRGSSSGMGKTSGRGQKGQNSRSGGGVRLGFEGGQTPLFRRLPKRGFNNINRKDYAVVNVETLNRFEDGTVVTPALLIETGVISKQLNGIKVLSNGTLSTKLTVQAHKFSQAAKEAIEAAGGSVEVI